Proteins encoded within one genomic window of Bacillus thuringiensis:
- a CDS encoding hemolysin family protein produces MDIYSISIVIVLIALTAFFVAAEFAIVKVRSSRIDYLIAEGNNRATPVKTVITNLDEYLSACQLGITVTALGIGWFGKPALKQMFDTIFVNLNISTQLADIFAVILVFLLITFLHVVIGELAPKTFAIQKAEQVSLFVAKPLIIFYRMAFPFIWLLNGSARIITKFLGVKPPKGHDDVHSEEELRLLVSESYKNGEINQSEYKYVNKIFEFDDRIAKEIMVPRTEMHIISKDMPAEEALQKMSREKYTRYPVVDGDKDHVIGFVNFKDIFTDFVQHKAVSNKKVEQYIRPIILVIDSIPIHDLFLKMQKERTHIAILIDEYGGTSGLVTVEDILEEIVGDIQDEFDTDEQPEIQQVSETKTILEGKVLVSEVNTLLGLTIDDNGVDTIGGWILTKNIEIAEEDFIEIENYKFCVKELDGHYIKRLEVTKTVESIAILEDEKQISLQEQISS; encoded by the coding sequence TTGGACATATATAGTATAAGTATAGTGATTGTTTTAATTGCCTTAACGGCATTTTTCGTTGCAGCAGAATTTGCAATTGTTAAAGTGCGAAGTTCACGAATTGACTATTTAATTGCAGAAGGAAATAATCGCGCAACACCTGTCAAAACAGTCATTACAAACTTAGACGAATATTTATCAGCTTGTCAGCTAGGAATAACAGTTACAGCTCTGGGGATTGGGTGGTTTGGTAAACCTGCATTAAAGCAAATGTTTGACACGATTTTTGTGAATTTAAACATTTCTACTCAACTAGCGGACATTTTTGCTGTAATTTTAGTGTTTTTGCTTATTACATTTTTACATGTTGTAATAGGGGAATTGGCCCCAAAAACATTCGCGATTCAAAAAGCTGAACAAGTGAGTTTATTTGTTGCTAAACCGTTAATTATCTTTTATCGTATGGCGTTTCCGTTTATTTGGCTATTAAATGGATCAGCCCGAATTATTACGAAGTTCCTAGGGGTGAAACCGCCGAAAGGGCACGATGATGTTCATTCAGAAGAAGAATTACGGTTATTAGTTTCAGAAAGTTACAAAAATGGCGAGATTAATCAGTCTGAATATAAATATGTAAATAAAATCTTTGAATTTGATGATCGGATTGCAAAAGAAATAATGGTACCCCGAACTGAGATGCATATTATAAGTAAAGACATGCCTGCTGAAGAAGCTTTGCAAAAAATGTCTCGGGAAAAATATACGAGATATCCAGTTGTTGATGGTGATAAAGATCATGTAATAGGTTTTGTAAACTTTAAAGATATTTTCACAGATTTTGTGCAGCATAAGGCGGTTAGTAATAAGAAAGTAGAGCAATATATTAGGCCAATCATTTTAGTTATCGACTCTATCCCAATACACGACTTATTTTTAAAAATGCAAAAAGAAAGAACACATATTGCTATATTGATAGATGAATATGGTGGTACGTCTGGACTTGTTACTGTTGAAGATATATTAGAAGAAATAGTTGGAGATATTCAAGACGAATTTGATACAGATGAACAGCCAGAAATTCAACAAGTAAGTGAAACGAAAACAATACTAGAGGGAAAAGTGCTTGTTAGTGAAGTAAATACGTTATTAGGTTTAACGATTGATGATAATGGTGTTGATACAATAGGTGGTTGGATTTTAACGAAGAATATAGAAATTGCTGAAGAGGATTTCATTGAAATTGAAAATTATAAGTTTTGTGTGAAAGAATTAGATGGACACTATATTAAGAGATTAGAAGTTACAAAGACTGTAGAATCAATTGCTATTTTAGAAGATGAAAAACAAATTTCATTACAAGAACAAATTAGTTCATAG
- a CDS encoding peptidase has protein sequence MEQLKKQVCDYIESHEEESVKFLKRLIQEKSISGDESGAQAIVIEKLRELGLDLDIWEPSFSKMKDHPYFVSPRTSFSDSPNIVATLKGSGEGKSMILNGHIDVVPEGDVNQWDHHPYSGEKIGNRIYGRGTTDMKGGNVSLMLAMEAIIESGIELKGDIYFQSVIEEESGGAGTLATILRGYKADGVIIPEPTNMKFFPKQQGSMWFRLHVKGKAAHGGTRYEGVSAIEKSMFVVDHLRKLEEKRNDRITDPLFKGIPIPIPINIGKIEGGSWPSSVPDSLILEGRCGIAPNETIEAAKEEFENWIVELNDVDNWFVENPVEVEWFGARWVPGELEENHELITTLEQNFVEIEGNRPIIEASPWGTDGGLFTQIAGVPTIVFGPGETKVAHYPNEYIEVDKMIAAAKIIACTLLDWCEVKK, from the coding sequence ATGGAGCAATTAAAAAAACAAGTTTGTGATTATATTGAGAGTCATGAAGAGGAAAGCGTAAAATTTTTAAAACGATTAATTCAAGAAAAGAGCATATCTGGTGATGAAAGTGGTGCGCAGGCAATTGTGATTGAAAAATTACGTGAGCTAGGTTTAGATCTTGATATTTGGGAGCCTTCATTTTCTAAAATGAAAGATCATCCCTATTTTGTATCACCGCGTACGAGTTTTTCAGATAGTCCAAATATTGTAGCGACTTTAAAAGGAAGTGGCGAAGGGAAATCTATGATATTAAATGGACATATTGATGTCGTACCAGAAGGAGATGTGAATCAGTGGGACCATCATCCTTATAGTGGTGAGAAAATAGGGAATCGTATATATGGTCGTGGAACGACAGATATGAAGGGCGGCAATGTCTCACTTATGCTTGCGATGGAAGCAATTATTGAATCTGGTATTGAATTAAAAGGAGATATTTATTTTCAAAGTGTAATCGAAGAAGAAAGTGGCGGGGCAGGAACATTAGCGACTATATTACGAGGATATAAAGCGGATGGTGTTATTATTCCTGAACCAACAAATATGAAGTTTTTCCCGAAACAACAAGGGTCCATGTGGTTTCGCTTACATGTGAAAGGGAAAGCAGCACACGGTGGAACACGTTATGAAGGAGTAAGTGCAATTGAAAAAAGTATGTTTGTTGTAGACCATTTGAGAAAACTGGAAGAGAAAAGAAATGATCGAATTACAGACCCGTTATTTAAAGGAATACCGATCCCAATTCCAATTAATATTGGGAAAATTGAAGGTGGGAGCTGGCCAAGTTCTGTTCCTGATTCTTTAATTTTAGAAGGAAGATGCGGTATCGCGCCGAATGAGACTATAGAGGCAGCAAAAGAAGAGTTCGAGAATTGGATTGTTGAATTAAATGATGTGGACAATTGGTTTGTTGAAAATCCAGTAGAAGTAGAATGGTTTGGTGCGAGATGGGTTCCTGGTGAACTAGAAGAAAATCATGAGTTAATTACGACTCTCGAGCAAAACTTTGTTGAAATCGAAGGAAACAGACCGATTATTGAAGCATCGCCTTGGGGGACTGATGGAGGTTTATTTACACAAATCGCAGGTGTACCAACAATAGTATTTGGCCCAGGAGAAACGAAAGTAGCACATTATCCAAACGAATATATAGAAGTTGATAAAATGATCGCTGCCGCAAAAATTATTGCATGTACATTACTAGATTGGTGTGAGGTGAAAAAATGA
- a CDS encoding DUF4397 domain-containing protein: MSQSELEKYGQEAARYEQLARYYQFHNPKKYVELYMKYYDALTKLVQAYEKRDSQEATLPSHIRFFHSASNTPAVDILVNGQKVIKNISFKQFSPYLTLVQGKYRIDIVPVGNETPIFSALVPIMGNHTYTFAAINSDNHLQLQPMLDNTHLPAGQAKIRFAHFSPDTPVVNIDLKGGDHLFENVLFKQITDFLEVSPGTADIEISLADNPSVLLTIPNFKVEPNIIYTISILGYSTKDPKLEAVILTN, from the coding sequence ATGTCTCAATCTGAGCTCGAAAAATATGGACAAGAAGCTGCACGTTACGAACAACTCGCTCGTTACTATCAATTTCATAATCCGAAAAAATATGTAGAGTTATATATGAAATATTACGATGCACTTACGAAACTTGTACAGGCATATGAAAAAAGAGATTCCCAAGAAGCTACTTTACCATCACACATAAGGTTTTTTCACTCTGCTTCAAATACACCTGCAGTTGACATTTTAGTAAACGGGCAAAAGGTTATTAAAAATATTTCGTTTAAACAATTTAGTCCCTATTTAACATTAGTGCAAGGTAAATACCGTATAGATATTGTTCCTGTCGGAAATGAAACTCCCATCTTTTCAGCTTTAGTACCGATAATGGGAAATCACACTTATACTTTTGCCGCAATAAATAGTGATAATCATCTACAATTACAACCTATGCTTGATAATACACATTTACCAGCTGGCCAAGCAAAAATACGCTTTGCGCATTTTTCTCCAGATACACCTGTTGTAAATATAGATTTAAAAGGTGGAGATCATTTATTTGAAAATGTACTATTTAAACAAATAACAGATTTTTTAGAAGTTAGTCCTGGTACAGCAGATATTGAAATTTCACTCGCAGATAATCCAAGCGTCTTGCTAACTATACCGAATTTCAAAGTCGAACCGAACATCATTTATACAATTTCAATTTTAGGTTATTCAACGAAAGATCCTAAATTAGAAGCCGTTATACTTACGAATTAA
- a CDS encoding CoA transferase subunit B, with product MGMGVEVRDKIARRAAKEIQNGMIVNLGIGIPSLVPNHLPDDINVMFHAENGIVGMGPTPTKGNEDENLCNAAGLPTSLITGASYFDSCMAFGMIRKGLLDITILGSLQVSENGDLANWIVPGKRVPGIGGAMDLAQKAKRVVVVMNHVDKYGNAKIVSECTLPLTSKKCVDLIITDMAVMEVTQGGLVLQELMSPYTVEDIKQHTEADFEIGSNLLVIE from the coding sequence ATGGGTATGGGCGTAGAAGTGAGAGATAAGATTGCTAGGCGCGCGGCGAAAGAAATACAAAATGGTATGATTGTAAATTTAGGAATTGGTATACCATCGCTTGTACCGAATCATCTGCCTGACGATATAAACGTTATGTTTCATGCGGAAAATGGAATCGTAGGTATGGGACCTACGCCAACCAAAGGAAATGAAGACGAAAATTTATGTAACGCAGCAGGTTTACCGACTTCTCTTATTACAGGAGCGAGTTATTTTGATAGTTGCATGGCGTTTGGGATGATTCGAAAAGGTTTACTAGATATAACGATTCTTGGTTCATTACAAGTAAGTGAGAATGGTGATTTAGCAAACTGGATTGTTCCAGGGAAACGCGTTCCAGGTATTGGAGGAGCAATGGATTTAGCTCAAAAAGCGAAGCGGGTCGTTGTTGTAATGAATCATGTCGATAAATACGGAAATGCAAAAATTGTTTCCGAGTGTACATTACCATTAACTTCAAAAAAATGTGTGGATTTAATTATTACAGATATGGCAGTAATGGAAGTAACGCAGGGTGGACTCGTTTTACAAGAATTGATGAGTCCATACACAGTGGAAGATATAAAACAACATACAGAAGCAGATTTTGAAATTGGCTCTAACTTACTAGTAATTGAATGA
- a CDS encoding aspartate aminotransferase family protein, which translates to MRDYLIKPLVGQPYPMISHGKGVYLYDQNGNKYFDGSSGAITAGIGHGVKEIADVIKKQAEEIAFVYRSQFTSEPAEKLAKKLSDLSVGDLNWSFFVNSGTEANETAMKIAIQHFQERGIQGKHKILSRWMSYHGITMGALSMSGHPLRRQRFVSILEDYPTIPAPYCFRCPVQKVYPTCQLACATELERSIERIGAEHIAAFIAEPIIGAAGGAVVPPKEYYKVIKDICSHYDILFIADEVMTGLGRTGAWFAMEHWGVEPDIMTLGKGLGAGYTPMAATVVSDRVMEPILRGSRSVMSGHTLSANPLSAATALAVIEYMEKHNLPEKTAEKGEYLIKGLQKVQQQSTIIADVRGKGLLIGVELQPFTKASELISVAAKNGLLLYQAVSGQAGKEDSALLVAPPMTTTYSELDELLSIFAKSVEEMMQKGGHSIV; encoded by the coding sequence ATGCGCGATTACTTAATTAAACCACTTGTTGGTCAGCCGTATCCAATGATTTCACATGGAAAAGGTGTGTATTTGTATGATCAAAACGGAAATAAATATTTTGATGGCTCGTCAGGGGCAATTACGGCAGGGATTGGGCATGGCGTAAAGGAGATTGCAGACGTTATCAAAAAACAAGCAGAGGAGATTGCTTTCGTTTATAGATCACAGTTTACGAGTGAACCAGCTGAAAAATTAGCGAAGAAATTAAGCGATTTAAGTGTAGGAGATTTGAACTGGAGCTTTTTTGTGAATAGTGGTACGGAAGCAAATGAAACAGCTATGAAAATTGCAATCCAGCATTTTCAAGAGCGAGGTATTCAAGGGAAGCATAAAATTTTGTCACGATGGATGAGTTATCACGGTATTACGATGGGAGCCTTATCAATGTCTGGGCATCCACTACGCAGACAACGTTTCGTATCAATTTTAGAAGATTATCCAACTATTCCAGCTCCATATTGTTTTAGATGTCCGGTGCAAAAGGTATATCCGACTTGTCAGCTTGCTTGTGCGACTGAACTTGAAAGATCAATTGAAAGAATTGGAGCAGAACATATCGCAGCTTTTATTGCTGAACCGATTATCGGGGCAGCTGGAGGCGCAGTCGTTCCGCCGAAAGAATATTATAAAGTCATTAAAGATATTTGTAGTCATTATGATATTTTATTTATTGCTGATGAAGTAATGACTGGACTTGGTCGTACTGGCGCATGGTTTGCGATGGAGCATTGGGGTGTAGAACCGGATATTATGACCCTTGGTAAAGGTTTAGGAGCTGGATACACGCCGATGGCAGCGACGGTTGTAAGCGACCGTGTTATGGAGCCGATTTTACGAGGATCGCGTTCTGTTATGAGTGGGCATACGTTAAGTGCAAATCCATTATCTGCAGCAACAGCGCTAGCTGTTATTGAATATATGGAGAAACATAATCTACCTGAAAAAACAGCGGAAAAGGGAGAGTATTTAATAAAAGGATTACAGAAAGTTCAGCAACAATCGACAATCATTGCTGATGTGCGCGGAAAAGGATTGCTGATTGGAGTAGAATTGCAACCGTTTACAAAAGCGTCGGAACTTATTTCGGTTGCAGCTAAAAATGGTCTTCTTTTATACCAAGCTGTTTCAGGGCAAGCAGGAAAAGAAGATAGCGCACTGCTTGTAGCACCGCCAATGACAACTACATATTCCGAGTTAGATGAATTACTTTCAATTTTTGCAAAAAGTGTGGAGGAAATGATGCAAAAAGGAGGGCATAGTATCGTATGA
- a CDS encoding YueI family protein: MVNKNVEDYLQEGIYGQKQNKPEERNMYLTTLRERVEIALTIGQVMQSNVYSEVASSIRSSQTLQIFLNGGIAYPHLSKYIKLANEKNIPFTIVQNKGTETPIGLVLSHSTAVDKEQIYVEDAIFKQEMK, from the coding sequence ATGGTAAATAAAAATGTGGAAGATTATCTCCAAGAAGGCATTTACGGCCAAAAGCAGAACAAACCAGAAGAACGTAATATGTATTTAACTACATTACGTGAGCGTGTAGAAATCGCTTTAACTATCGGTCAAGTAATGCAAAGTAATGTATATTCTGAAGTAGCTAGTAGCATCCGCTCTTCTCAAACATTACAAATATTCCTAAATGGTGGCATTGCTTACCCACATTTATCAAAATACATCAAATTAGCAAATGAAAAAAATATTCCTTTTACAATTGTTCAAAATAAAGGTACAGAAACACCAATCGGTTTAGTATTATCTCATAGCACCGCTGTAGATAAAGAACAAATTTATGTAGAAGATGCTATTTTCAAACAAGAAATGAAGTAA
- a CDS encoding BA2291 family sporulation histidine kinase, which translates to MEMEGMGVFPIDKDIKEVFCSHLKNNRHQFVENWKNKMIISDKDPFKLEAVQNGEDLLELIIELTMEEKDIDYLQPLCEKIAIERAGADANIGDFVYNANVGRNELFEAMCELDVSARELKPIMAQIHTCFDKLIYYTVLKYSEIISKNLEEKQQYINETHKERLTILGQMSASFVHEFRNPLTSIMGFVKLLKADHPSLSYLDIISHELDQLNFRISQFLLVSKKEMWTESERFWLNDLFQDIIQFLYPSLVNANVSIEKNLPYPISFVGYRSEVRQVVLNILMNSIDALESMKEERKIIIDVFEENQVIRIVIKNNGPMIPAENVETIFEPFVTTKKLGTGIGLFVCKQIVEKHNGSIMCRSDKDWTEFQIVFQK; encoded by the coding sequence ATGGAAATGGAGGGAATGGGGGTTTTTCCAATCGATAAGGATATTAAAGAAGTATTTTGTTCGCACTTGAAAAACAACAGGCACCAATTCGTTGAGAACTGGAAAAACAAAATGATAATTTCCGATAAAGATCCATTTAAACTAGAAGCAGTTCAAAATGGAGAGGATTTATTAGAGTTAATTATCGAACTTACTATGGAAGAAAAAGATATAGATTATCTTCAGCCATTATGCGAGAAAATTGCTATTGAACGTGCAGGAGCAGATGCGAATATTGGTGATTTTGTTTATAATGCAAATGTGGGAAGAAATGAGCTTTTCGAAGCGATGTGTGAATTAGATGTTAGCGCACGTGAATTGAAACCAATTATGGCTCAAATACATACTTGTTTTGACAAATTAATTTATTATACTGTTTTAAAATACTCGGAAATTATATCAAAAAATTTAGAGGAAAAACAGCAATATATTAACGAAACACATAAAGAAAGGCTGACGATTTTAGGGCAAATGTCAGCTAGTTTTGTACATGAATTTCGTAACCCACTTACTTCCATAATGGGATTTGTCAAATTATTAAAGGCAGATCATCCTAGTTTATCGTATTTAGATATTATTTCGCATGAATTAGACCAATTAAATTTTCGTATTTCGCAATTTTTACTCGTATCGAAAAAAGAAATGTGGACTGAATCAGAACGATTTTGGCTTAATGATTTGTTTCAAGATATTATACAGTTCTTATATCCGAGCTTGGTCAATGCGAATGTTTCGATTGAAAAGAATTTGCCGTATCCAATTTCGTTTGTTGGCTATCGGAGTGAAGTGAGACAAGTAGTTTTAAATATATTAATGAATTCAATTGACGCTCTTGAATCAATGAAAGAAGAACGAAAAATTATCATTGATGTATTTGAAGAAAATCAAGTGATTCGAATTGTGATAAAAAATAATGGGCCAATGATTCCAGCTGAAAATGTAGAAACGATTTTTGAACCATTTGTAACTACTAAAAAGTTAGGAACTGGTATTGGATTATTTGTATGTAAACAAATTGTAGAAAAACATAATGGGTCCATCATGTGCCGTTCAGATAAAGATTGGACAGAATTTCAAATTGTATTTCAAAAATAA
- the atoD gene encoding acetate CoA-transferase subunit alpha — MTTITNTFSKLKEIEEVISLFHDDMTLMFGGFGGIGSPPSLIQAILEKGVTNLNLIGNDTGFPDVGIGRLVTNERVKSLITSHIGSNPNAGRQLNEGRLQIEFSPQGTLAERIRAGGVGLGGVLVDVGVDTIVEEGKRTVEMNGKTYLVETALTAEVAIVYAKKADPFGNLVFDKSARNMNPHVAMAGDITIVEAEEIVPLGSLDPEEIVVPGVFVNYIVPSEGVNWKWVWA; from the coding sequence ATGACAACTATTACGAATACATTCAGTAAATTAAAAGAGATAGAGGAAGTAATTTCTTTGTTTCACGATGATATGACATTAATGTTTGGGGGATTTGGGGGGATTGGATCCCCTCCATCTTTAATACAGGCGATTTTAGAAAAAGGAGTTACAAATTTAAATTTAATTGGAAATGATACGGGATTTCCTGATGTAGGAATCGGTCGTCTCGTTACAAATGAAAGAGTAAAATCATTAATTACTTCTCATATTGGTTCAAATCCAAATGCAGGAAGACAGCTAAACGAAGGAAGATTACAAATTGAGTTTTCTCCTCAAGGAACATTAGCAGAGCGTATTCGCGCTGGTGGTGTAGGACTTGGTGGCGTATTAGTTGATGTAGGTGTTGATACGATTGTAGAAGAGGGAAAACGTACTGTTGAAATGAATGGTAAAACATATTTAGTTGAAACAGCATTAACTGCTGAGGTTGCGATTGTATACGCGAAAAAGGCGGATCCGTTCGGTAACCTTGTGTTTGATAAGAGCGCTCGTAACATGAACCCTCACGTTGCTATGGCAGGGGATATAACGATTGTAGAAGCAGAAGAAATCGTTCCACTTGGAAGTTTAGATCCAGAAGAAATTGTTGTCCCAGGAGTATTTGTAAATTATATCGTACCGTCGGAAGGAGTGAATTGGAAATGGGTATGGGCGTAG
- a CDS encoding aldehyde dehydrogenase family protein, which translates to MKKHLYINGAWKSVNTYKPLYAPYSEETLAEIAQGTEEDVKEAVTAAKNAMKKMNKLSAYDRATILEKVAQKMDERREEFAEIIAKEAAKPIRAARGEVDRTVQTYKFAAEEAKRIYGETLPLDAAPGADGRIAYTIRKPIGVIGAITPFNFPLNLVAHKVGPAIAAGNTVVLKPADQTPLSSYALVELFEEAGLPKGALNIISGPGSTVGEAIVTNDDVASITFTGSPKVGIGIKAKAGLKRVTLELGSNAAVIIDEEVELTDEIIERVKWGAFVNNGQVCISVQRVFVHEKRMDEFLSKLKKAMETVVVGDPLLEETDVSALISKKDVERIEMWVQEAVKAGANVLYGGKKRDERIFEPTVLTNVPEHVSVQCQEVFGPLMTVNTFKEFDEAIEKVNHSRYGLQAGVFTNNLFKAMRAIDELEVGGVMINDIPTFRVDHMPYGGVKESGTGREGIKYAIEEMTELKLVCIKK; encoded by the coding sequence ATGAAGAAGCACTTATATATAAATGGAGCTTGGAAGTCTGTAAACACGTATAAACCATTATATGCACCGTATTCTGAAGAAACATTAGCGGAAATTGCACAAGGAACAGAAGAAGATGTAAAAGAGGCTGTTACTGCTGCAAAAAATGCAATGAAAAAAATGAATAAATTATCTGCATATGATCGTGCGACTATTTTAGAGAAGGTTGCACAAAAAATGGATGAAAGAAGAGAAGAATTTGCGGAGATTATTGCAAAAGAGGCCGCAAAACCAATTCGTGCTGCGAGGGGAGAAGTAGATCGTACCGTTCAGACATACAAATTTGCAGCGGAAGAAGCGAAGCGTATATACGGTGAGACATTGCCACTTGATGCAGCGCCTGGTGCAGATGGCCGTATTGCCTATACAATAAGAAAACCGATTGGGGTTATAGGGGCAATTACACCATTTAACTTTCCATTAAATTTAGTAGCACATAAAGTTGGCCCTGCAATTGCTGCCGGAAATACTGTTGTATTAAAACCAGCTGATCAAACGCCATTATCGTCTTACGCATTAGTTGAATTATTTGAAGAGGCTGGATTGCCAAAAGGAGCTTTAAATATTATTTCTGGTCCCGGTTCAACTGTAGGTGAGGCGATAGTAACAAATGATGATGTTGCTTCCATTACTTTTACGGGAAGTCCGAAGGTTGGAATTGGAATTAAGGCAAAGGCTGGGTTAAAGCGAGTTACGTTAGAACTAGGGTCAAATGCTGCTGTTATTATTGATGAAGAGGTAGAATTAACGGATGAAATAATTGAACGTGTAAAATGGGGAGCATTTGTTAATAATGGACAAGTTTGTATTTCAGTACAACGTGTTTTTGTACATGAAAAGAGAATGGATGAATTTCTTTCAAAGCTAAAGAAAGCGATGGAAACAGTTGTTGTTGGTGATCCATTGCTTGAAGAAACAGATGTATCGGCTTTAATTTCGAAAAAAGATGTAGAGCGAATTGAAATGTGGGTGCAAGAAGCAGTTAAAGCAGGAGCGAATGTTTTATATGGTGGTAAGAAACGTGATGAAAGGATTTTTGAACCAACTGTATTAACGAATGTTCCAGAGCATGTATCTGTTCAGTGCCAAGAAGTATTTGGTCCACTCATGACTGTAAATACATTTAAAGAATTTGATGAAGCAATAGAGAAAGTAAATCATTCGCGTTACGGTCTACAAGCAGGAGTATTCACAAATAATTTGTTCAAAGCAATGCGTGCGATTGACGAGCTAGAAGTTGGTGGTGTCATGATAAATGATATTCCAACGTTCAGGGTAGATCATATGCCTTACGGTGGTGTGAAAGAAAGTGGTACGGGGCGTGAAGGTATTAAATATGCAATAGAAGAAATGACAGAATTGAAATTAGTGTGTATAAAAAAATAA
- the ablB gene encoding putative beta-lysine N-acetyltransferase, translated as MKYYESFREQTNGYTVEGVLDYFNKRIRVDHYTGNVERIIQTIDELAEKHSFTKCIVKGKGEHVSTWLSFGFLLEATIPHYFQGHDAYFFVKFNNDERRNSIQWAEEDTILSGVKAKEVKEKIVPEKFLLRKATIEDAEELAAVFGKVFEVYPTPLNEASYVKQTMKEDDTIYYVYEFEGKIISTASAEMNIKEGNAELTNCATLPEYRKHGFMKSLLIKLEEELQERAIFCSYTIARSLSFGMNAAFHQLGYTYTGRLANNCYIFDKLEDMNIWVKDLSNK; from the coding sequence ATGAAATACTATGAATCTTTTAGAGAGCAGACGAACGGCTATACAGTAGAAGGCGTTTTAGACTATTTTAATAAACGTATTCGAGTAGACCATTACACAGGAAATGTTGAGAGGATTATCCAAACAATTGACGAATTAGCAGAGAAACATTCTTTCACTAAATGTATTGTTAAAGGAAAGGGAGAGCATGTTTCAACATGGCTCTCTTTCGGTTTTTTATTAGAAGCAACAATACCACATTATTTTCAAGGTCACGATGCATACTTCTTCGTGAAATTTAATAATGATGAAAGACGAAATAGTATTCAGTGGGCTGAGGAAGATACCATTTTAAGCGGTGTAAAAGCGAAAGAAGTAAAGGAAAAAATAGTTCCAGAGAAGTTTCTATTAAGAAAAGCGACAATAGAGGATGCGGAAGAATTAGCAGCTGTCTTTGGGAAAGTATTTGAAGTGTATCCAACTCCTTTAAACGAAGCGAGTTATGTAAAACAAACGATGAAAGAGGACGATACAATTTACTATGTGTATGAATTCGAAGGGAAAATAATTAGTACGGCGTCTGCAGAAATGAATATAAAAGAAGGAAATGCAGAATTAACGAATTGTGCTACTTTACCCGAATATCGTAAACATGGATTTATGAAAAGTTTATTAATTAAGTTAGAAGAAGAACTGCAAGAAAGAGCGATTTTCTGCTCTTATACAATTGCTCGGTCACTTTCTTTTGGAATGAATGCGGCCTTTCATCAGTTAGGTTATACGTATACAGGAAGACTGGCGAACAATTGCTACATTTTCGACAAGTTGGAAGATATGAATATATGGGTGAAAGATTTGTCTAATAAATAG